The genome window GCGCCAGTAGCATTAATTAAATTTGAAAATGGTGAAGATTTACTTGTATTAGCACCTGAAAGCATACAGATAAATGATGAAATAGAATTTGGAGCTTCAGCACCAATAAAAGCTGGAAATGCATTACCACTTGCCCAGATTCCAGAAGGTACACCATTATATAATCTTGAAAAAAATCCAGGAGATGGCGGAAAATTCGTTAAATCTTCAGGTACTTACGCTTCTTTAATAACCCATGATGTAGGAAAGGCAATTGTAGAATTGCCTTCAGGAGAATTGAAAGCATTTAACCCTGCCTGCAGGGCAACAATAGGAGTTGTTGCTGGAGGAGGAAGAAAGGAAAAACCATTCCTTAAAGCAGGAAATAGATTCTACGCTTTAAACGCGAAGGGTAAAAAGAATGTTAGTGTTAGAGGAGTGGCAATGAATGCAGTAGATCACCCACACGGTGGAGGAAACAGACAGCATCCAGGAAGGCCAACCACAGTATCAAGGCATGCACCACCAGGAAGAAAAGTTGGGTCAATTGCTGCAAAAAGAACAGGGAAAAGAAGATAAGGAGGCGACTAATTGGCAAGAAAAGTATTTAAATATCGCGGTTATACCTTAGAAGAATTACAACAAATGCCTTTGGATAATGTTATACAACTGTTTCCATCAAGGCAGAGAAGATCCCTAAAAAAGGGATTTCTTCCAAGACAGAAAAAGGTACTTGAAAAAATTAGAAAACTGAAAAAAGAAGGGAAAAAAGGCGGAAGACCTCAAATAATTAAAACCCATTGCAGGGATATGATTGTACTTCCAGAAATGATTGGATTAACCTTTGGAATTTACAATGGAAAAGAATTCACCGAAGTTACAATGCAGCCAGAAATGATTGGATGCTACTTTGGAGAATTTGCACCTACAAGAAAACGAGTAGAACACGGAGATCCCGGAATGGGTGCTACAAGGTCATCTATGTTCGTACCTCTTAAATAAGGAGAGAATACAATGGCAAAGATTAAATACGCTTTTACAGACGGCGATAAAACTAAAACAGCAAAGGCTCTTGGAAGATCTCTTAAGATCTCTCCAAAACATGCTATTGAGATATGTAATAAAATAAGGGGAATGAAGGTAGAAAACGCCAAAAATTACCTTGAAGACGTAATTGAAATGAAAAAAGCAGTTCCATTCAAAAAGCATAACAAAAAAGTAGGCCACAGGAGAGGACTGGAAGGATGGCCAACTGGAAGATATCCAGTTAAAGCTGCAGCTCAGATCCTTAACGTGCTTAATAACGCTGAAGCAAACGCTGAATACAAAGGACTTGATTCAGAAAATCTCAGGATAATGCATATATCCAGCCATAAGGGATATGTAATACGCGGATGGACTCCAAGAGCATTTGGAAGAGCAAGCCCATTTAACACACCAACCACCCACATACAGATAGTCCTAGGGGAGGCATAGATTTACATGATTGAAAAAGATTTTGTCACAGAAGGTCTTAAAAGAACAAGAATTGATGAATACCTTGAAAACGAGCTTGAAAGAGCAGGTTACGGTGGAATGGAAATTCAATTAACTCCTTTAGGTACAATGATTGTTGTTTACGCTGAACGTCCTGGAATGGTTATAGGAAGAGGTGGAAAAACCGTCCGAAACATAACCCAAACCTTAAAAACTAACTATGGCTTGGAAAACCCACAGGTAGAAGTTAAAGAAGTGGACGTCCCTGAACTTAACCCTAAAATAATGGCCCATAAAATTGCAGCTATGCTGCAGCGTGGCATGCACTTCAGAAGAGTAGCATACACAGCACTAAGGAGAATAATGGGCGCCGGTGCACAGGGTGTAGAAGTAACAATTTCTGGTAAAATAAGAGGTGCAAGATCAGCAACTGCCAAATTCAATGATGGTTACATAAAAAAATGTGGTGAACCATCCACAAGATTCGTTAAAGAAGGATTTGCAACAGTACAACTGAAACCAGGAGTTTTAGGGATATATGTTAGAATCATGCCTCCAGGAATGATTTTACCGGATAAAGTTGATATATTAAAGGCTGCAGTGGAAGAGCCAGCAGTTGATACAATTATGGACACCCTTGAAACAGAGGAAGCTGAAGAACCTCAAGCAGAGGAGATTGAAGATACAGAACTCAGCGAAATAGAAGTTGAGGAAGAACCAGCAGAAGATTCCATTACCGAAGCTGAAGAAGAAACAGCTGAAGAACCATCAGAAGCTACAGAAGAAGACAAAGAAGAAACACTTGAAGAGTCAGAAGAAACAGAAGACGAAGAAACAACCGAAGAGCCAGAGAATACAGAAGAAGCTGAAAACAAGAAAGAAAATTCAAAAGAAGCAAGTGAAGAGTCAGAAAAGCCAGAATAGAAATACTGGATATACATAAATATAAAAAGGATGGAATAACATGGTAATATTAAGGAGCAAAGAAATACGTGAAATGGAAATCGAGGACATCCAGAAGAAACTGGATGAACTAAAAGCGGAATATGCAAAAAATATTTCAAAAAGTTCTGCATCAGGGATTAACGAAAACCCTGGAAAAATCAAGGAACTTAAAAGAACAATTGCACGTGTCCTTACCATAATGAACGAAAAAAAGCAGGAGAAATGAAAATAGATGAAAGTCTGTGAGATATGTGGTCTTCCAGAAGAACTTTGCGTCTGTGAGGAAATAGCCCGAGAAATTCAAAAAGTTAAAGTATACACAGTAAGAAGAAGATTCGGAAAACTTATGACCATCGTAGAAGGTATTGATGAGCACGATATTGATATAAGGGAATTAACAAAGGAACTCAAGGCAAAATGTGCCTGTGGAGGAACTGCCAAAAAGGGTCAAATTGAACTTCAAGGGGATCATAAACGAAAGGTCAAACAGGTCCTGGCTAATATGGGCTTTTCTTCAGATACAATTGAAATAAGGTAATTTTGCAGAAATTAGAGATTAATCACAGGTATTCAGTATAGATATATCCATCTCCATTCGAGATTAATAGATCACTAATACCAGTAATATGACTTTCAAACGTTACTAAGAATGATAACTCCAAACAATATTTTTCGTCATGAGTTAGTGGGGCTTCATGTTAAAGTTGCAGACAGTACTCATGAGGGATTAATTGGAATAGAAGGAAAAGTTGTTGATGAAACAAAAAACACTATCTTAATTGAGCAGAAGGATAAAACTGAAAAAATGATCCCTAAGAGGGTTGCAACTTTTCATTTTAATTTGCCTGACGGCAGAATTGTTGAAATAGAGGGTAAAATTATAATTGCTCGCCCTGAAGATAGGATAAAAAAGAAATTCAGGAAATTTTGGTGATAACATGATAGGTATCGACGTTCAAGAACCTAAAGAAAAATGTAATGATCCTAACTGCCCATTTCATGGGACTCTTCCAGTAAGAGGCCAGATTTTAGAAGGCATAGTTACAAGCAATAAGGCAGATAGGACTATTACAGTAGAAAGAAGTTTTTACAAGTTTATACGAAAATATGAGAGATATGAAAAGAGAAAATCTAAAATAAATGTACATAAGCCTGATTGTATTGATGTAAATCTTGGAGATGCAGTTAAAATTGCAGAATGCAGACCATTAAGTAAAACAAAACATTTTGTGCTTGTAGAGGTTAAAGGAGATAAATAAGATGAAAGCTATCAGTTCAAATGTTACCAGAGTTTTACCAATAGGCGCAAGACTACAGTGTATCGATAACACTGGTGCAAGGGAAGTTGAAATTGTGTCTGTTAAAGGATACAAGGGTGTAAGAAGAAGACTTGCAACTGCCGGCGTAGGCGATATGATTATAATAACCGTTAAAAAAGGGACTGTAGACATGAGAAAAGAAGTCATGACTGCAGTAGTTGTAAGACAGAAAAAAGAATTCAAAAGGGCAGACGGCTTAAGAGTTAAATTTGAAGACAATGCAGCGGTTATAGTAAGCCCTGAGGGTACATTAAAGGGTTCTGAGATAAGAGGCCCTGTTGCAAAGGAAGCAGCTGAAAGATGGCCCAGTATTGGAAGTGCTGCAAGCGTAATTGTGTAATTTGTTAAAGATTTTTATGGTGATTAATATGTCAAAACAACCAAGAAAACAAAGGAAATTCCTTCACAACGCACCTTTACACGTACGCCGTAAATTTATGAGTGTTATGCTGAGCAAAGAACTCAGAGAACAATATGGGAAAAGATCCATTCCTGTAAGGAAAGGAGACACTGTACAAGTAATGCGCGGCGATTTTAAAGATCACGAAGGTAAAGTGGAAAAAGTAGACCTTAAAAATTACAAGGTCATGGTTGAAGGAGCTTCAGTACAAAAACCAGACGGAAATCCGGTTTACCATTCAATACATCCATCCAAACTCATGATAGTAGAGCTGGATCTGGATGATGATGAGAGAAATGAAATAATGGAGAGGAAGGGATAATATGGCAATAATGGGATCTAGAAAACATCTCAAGCGTTATAAAGCGCCTAAGCACTGGCCAATCCATCCAAAAGAGAATAAGTGGACTGTAAAACCAAATGCAGGTCCTCATGCTATAGAAGAATCATTACCATTAATGCTTATAGTTCGTGACATTCTTGGCGTTGCAGATAACTCCAGAGAAGCAAAAAGAATTATAAACAATGGAGATATTCTTGTTGATGGAAGAATCAGGAAGGACTACAAATATCCTGTTGGATTCATGGACGTAATAGAAATACCAAAAACAGAAAGCGTCTACAGAGTTCTACCAGATGAAAAAGGTAGATTAATACTTCATCCGATAACTGCAGAGAACAAGGAATTCAAGCTCTGTAAAATTACAGATAAAACCACAGTAAAAGGTGGAAAAACTCAACTTAATCTTCATGACGGAAGAAATTGTCTGGTAGAAAAAGATGAATACAAAGTTGGAGATGTGGTTATCCTTAAAGTTCCAGAACAGAAAATTAATGAAGTAATAAAATTCGAAAACGGCACAATTGGCCTTATTACTGGTGGAAAACACATTGGTGAAATTGGTAGAATTAAAGAAATTAATATAACAAAATCTTCAATGCCAAACACTGTTGAAATGGAAACAGAAGATAAAAAGATATTCCTTACCTTAAAAGATTATGTTTTTGTAATTGGTAAAGAAAAACCAGCAATCACACTTCCAGGAGGTAAATAAATGAACCCTATGGAAGAAGTAAAAATAGCCAAGGCAACCATTAATATAGGTGTTGGTGAAGCTGGAGAAAGGCTTGCAAGAGCTGAAAAGTTAATTGAAAGCATTACAGGCCAGCAGCCAGTACGTACTTATTCTAAAGTCACAAATCCTGAATTCGGTATTAGAAAAGGACAACCCATAGCATGTAAAGTTACCTTAAGGGGAGAAAAAGCTGATAAAGCTATTAAAATGATACTTGACGGTATTGAAAACAGACTTAAAGAAAAACAATTCGATGCTCAGGGTAATGTTTCATTTGGAATCGAAGAACATATAGATATTCCTGGAATGCGTTATGACCCGGATATTGGTATATTTGGGATGAATATATCCATAACATTTGAAAAACCAGGTTACAGGATAAAAAGAAGGAAAATCCAGAGGAAAAAAATTCATAATAAACATAAAATAACTCCAGAGGAGACTATGGAGTTTATGAAAAATAATTTCCAGGTAAAGATTAGGGGATTAAAGGAAACAGATGATTCCGAATATTAATGAAAAGTTTTTATAGGTGATATATTTGCCAAGAAAATATGGAAAAGCATCAAGAAAATGTAGAAGATGCGGCGATCATTCTGCACTGGTTAGAAGATACGGGCTTATGTTATGTAGACAATGCTTCAGAGAACTCGCACACAAAATAGGATTTAGAAAATACAATTAAGAGGTGTTATTCGTGCTTATGGATCCTCTAGCAAACGCACTCACAAATATGAGAAACAATGAAATGCAGGGAAACAAGAGATGTAAAATTGTACCTGCATCCAAAATGATAGGGCGCGTTTTAAGAACAATGCAAAAAGAAGGTTACATCGGTGAATTTGAATTTGTCGATGATAACAAGGCCGGACAGTTCATAGTAGAACTTGAAGGTAATATTAACAAATGCGGTGTTATAAAGCCAAGACACGCAGTAAAAAGAGATGAATTTGAAAAATTTGAAAAGAGATATTTACCATCTAAAGCCTTTGGAATTATGATACTCACCACACCTGAAGGTATCATGACCCATAAAGAGGCAAAGGATAAAGGAATAGGCGGTAGACTCTTAGCGTATATATATTAAACTTAAAGGTGATGAAAATCAAAGGTTTTCTGAACCGTAAAAATCAAAACTTGCAAAACTAAAGTTTTGCGTCCCAAAAAATCTAAGCCAACAAAAACCTTGTTTTTGTGGCGTGAAAATCAAAGATTTTCACAGACTTTTTGAGGAATTTTTACAGGTGATAAAATGGCTCAAGCAGTAGTCCTTAGAGAGGAAATAGAAATTCCAGAGGGGATAAATGTCAATTTAGATGACGGAGTAACTGTTAAAGGATCAAAGGGTCAGCTCAACAGGAAGTTTAACTATCCTAATGTTATCATAAAAAAAGAAGATGATAAATTGGTATTAGAGAGCAATTTTCCTAAAAAAAGAGATAAAGCAATGCTCGGAACCATAAAATCCCATATAAATAACATGATTATAGGATTAACAGATGGTTTTACCTATAATATGAAAATAGTTTATGCTCACTTCCCAATGACTGTTAAAGCTGCCGGGAATAAAGTTACAATAGAAAATTTCCTTGGTGAAAGGTATCCCAGAACTGCAAAGATTGTAGGGGATGCTAAAGTCCAGGTAAAGGGCGATGAAGTGATTGTTACAGGAATTAACAAAGAAGATGTTGGACAGACAATGGCCAATTTGGAACAGGCCACTAAAATAAAGGGAAGAGATCCAAGGGTATTCCAGGATGGAATATACTTTGTAAGTAGGGAATAAGGCGGTGGCAGGATGAAAAAACCAAATTTTAAAAGACAGGAATGGTTCAGATACAAAAAACTTGGAGAAAAATGGAGAAAGCCAAAGGGAAAGACAAGCAAAACAAGAAGATACGAAAAAGGAAAACCTGCGATGCCTTCTATTGGTTATGGTTCTCCAAGAGCTACAAGAGGACTTCATCCTTCAGGATATAAAGACGTGCTTGTAAGTAATATTGCTGAACTTGAAAACCTTGATCCAGCTACACAAGCAGGTAGAATCAGTGCTACAGTTGGAAAAAGAAAAAAAGAAGTCATGCTTGAAAAAGCGAAAGAATTAGGAATTAAAATTCTTAACAAAGGGATTTAAGTATTCAATGCAGGGTACTTAAAGTCAGTTTATCTGACAAAATTTGCAATTGCATTAAAATTTTAAAAACCTGAAACAGGTTTTTGGATCGACCTTTGAAAAATTAAGCAAAGAATGTTTTTAAGTGAAGGTCGTAGGAGGTTTCTTCATGAATCTTACTACTCAAAGGAGATTGGCTGCAGATATTCTGAAAGTCGGGGAAAACAGGATATGGATAGATCCTGAAAGGGCTGAGGAAGTATCAAGAGCCATAACTCGAGAAAGTGTTAAACAACTTATAAATAATAAAGCAATAAAAGCAAAGCCACAAAAAGGAATAAGCAGCTACAGATCAAAGAAAATAGCTGCACAGAAAAAGAAAGGCAGAAGAAAAGGCCATGGTAGTACAAAAGGAGCTAAAGGAGCTAGAAATCCAAAGAAAAAAGCATGGATGACTACTATAAGGGCTTTAAGAACAGATCTAAAAGACATGAGAGATAATAGGGAAATTAATAAGACTACCTACAGGAAACTCTATAAAATGGCTAAAGGTGGCGCATTTAGAAGTAAATCCTATATGAAAACCTATGCCAGGGATCATGGTCTGCTTAGGTAAAAGGAGGAATATAATTGGCACACGGATCAAGATACAAGGTAGCATTTAGAAGAAGAAGAGAAGGAAAAACAGATTATGGGGCGAGATTTAAGCTCATTGAATTGGATAAAGCTCGAATGGTGGCAAGAATAACAAATAATCATATAATAGCTCAAATTATAAAGGTAGCTCCAGAAGGAGATCAAACCATTATTTCAGCACATTCTAATGAACTTAATAAAACAGGATGGCTTGGATCCACAAAAAATATTTCTGCAGCATATCTTACCGGATTTTTATGCGGTAAGAAAGCTCTGGAGGAAGGTATTGAGGAAGCTGTTTTAGACATTGGTTTAAAATCTCCAACCAAAGGCACAAAGATCTTTGCAGTACTGAAAGGAGCTGTAGACGCTGGTCTTAATATTCCGCACGGTGAAGTAGTTTTACCTGATGAAGAGAGGATAAGGGGAGAACATATAGCACAATATGCTGAGTCTTTAAGTGAAGATGAAGTCAAAAAGAAATTTTCAAAATATATCCAGAATGGATTATCCCCAAAGGATCTCCCGGACCATTTTGATAAAATTAAACAAAAAATTAGTGAAGAGGGATCATAATGAATTTTAATATGGAAGAATGGGAACCTAAAACCAATCTGGGACACATGGTCAAGGAAGGTACAATAACCGATATTGACGAAATATTTGAAAAAGGTCTTCCTATCATGGAACTTGAAATAGTTGATGCTCTACTGCCTGATTTAGAAGAAGAAGTAATGGACGTTAACCTCGTTCAGAGAATGCATAAATCCGGTAGAAAAGTAAATTTCAGAGTTATCGTTGCAGTTGGAAATAAAAATGGGTACGTAGGGCTTGGTCAAGGTAAAGCAAAAGAGGTTGGCCCGGCTATAAGAAAAGCAGTAGATAATGCTAAATTTAATGTAATAAAAGTTAGAAGAGGCTGTGGTGACTGGGGATGTGTATGTGGAAGAGAACATACAGTACCATTTAAGATATCTGGTAAAAGCGGTAGTGTAAGAGTTACTTTAATCCCTGCACCTGGTGGAGTTGGTCTTGCAATAGGTGATGTTGGAAAAACCATACTAAAACTTGCAGGAATAGATGATGTATGGTCCCAGACAATGGGTCAAACTCAGACAACAATCAATTTTGCAGGGGCAGTTTTCGATGCCCTGAAACATTTAAGCATGGTTAAAGCAAACAAATCCGATCTCAAAAATCTTGGAGTAGCAGGGTGATGATCATGATTGCAGCAATAAGAGTAAGAGGTAGAACAGGGATCAAAAAAGAAATTGCAGATACCCTGGATATGTTAAAACTTACCAGAATTAACCACGCAGTTTTAATTGAAGAAAATCCAAGTTACAATGGAATGCTTCAAAAAGCTAAAGATTACATAACATGGGGCGAAGTGGATGAAGAAACAGTAGCCCAGTTAATATCTAAAAGAGGAAAATTAACAGGTAACCTTAGAGTTACAGAAGATTATATAAAAGAGAATACAGATTTTTCCTCAGTAGAAGAACTTTCAAAGGCAGTAGTAGAATCTGGCGCTAAACTGGAAGATAGCGGAATAAAACCAGTATTCAGACTTCATCCTCCAAGAAAAGGGTATGAAAATATTAAAAAAACATTTAAAGAATCTGGAAGTTTAGGCTACAGAGGAGATAAGATAGGAGATCTCATTAAAAAGATGATCTAAACTCATCACCTTTAAAAGGTGGAGGTGTATTACGATGATAAGAAGGACACGAAAAATAAGGAAGTTACGAGGCTCACGAACTGTTGGTGGTGGAAGCTCTAAAAAACGAAGAGGAGCTGGTCACAGAGGTGGAAGAGGAAATGCCGGTCTCCATAAAAGTAAATGGACATGGGTTGTAAAATACGATCCTGACCACTTCGGAAAATACGGTTTTAAAAGGCCACAGGGAAGTATTTTAAAATTTAATACTGTAAATATTGATTATTTAGATGAAAAATCAGAAGAACTGGTAGAGCAGGGTCTTGCTCAAAAGAAAGACAAAGCCATCGAAATAGATGTTACTGATCTTGGCTACAATAAAGTACTTGGAAAAGGTAAAGTAACTAAACCATTAATTATAAAATCACCTAAATTCTCCAGTTTAGCAATACAAAAGATTGAAGAAGCTGGTGGAGAAATAATAAATCTTTAACTGTAATATGGGGCAGGGAGTGAAGTTCATTGCTTGAAAAATTACAACCAATTTTTTCATTAATTCCTCAGGTCAAATCACCTGTACACAGATTGCCTTTTAAGGAAAAACTTAAATGGACAGCAGTTATATTAGTTCTGTATTTTTTCTTAACTAACATCACCCTTTATGGGTTAAGTCCAACTGCTGTTGACCAGTTTGCACAGTTAAGGGCAGTTCTGGCAGGTAACTTTGGTTCAATCATCACCCTTGGTATAGGGCCAATAGTTTCAGCATCTATTATACTTCAACTTTTAGTTGGAGGAAATATTTTGAAGCTGGATCTATCGAGACATGAGGATAAAGCTTTATTCCAGGGAACCCAAAAACTCCTTGCCGTGGTATTCACCTTATTTGAAGCGGCAGTACTTGTGTACACAGGTGCACTTGCCGCTTTACCTGGAGCTCGGGAAATTGTTATAGTTCAGGTAACTCTTGGTGGAATTCTCATTATCTTCCTTGATGAAGTTATATCTAAATGGGGATTTGGAAGCGGTGTAGGTCTTTTCATAGTTGCGGGGGTTGCTCAAGCTATAATTGTTGGAGCATTTAACTTCCTTTCATCACCAGCATCTCCCGGAGTACCTGCAGGGGCAATTCCTCAATTTATATATCTTTTAACAACAGGATCGCCTGATTTCAGCATACTTATTCCAGTAATAGCTACAATTATTGTTTTCCTTATTGTGGTATATGCAGAAAGTATGCGGGTTGAAATACCTCTTTCATACGGAGGAGTTAAAGGAGCAAGAGGAAAATATCCATTAAGATTTATATATGCCAGTAACATGCCAGTTATCCTCACAAGCGCACTGCTATTGAATGTACAGTTATTCGCTACATTATTCCAGAGATTAGGGTTTCCAATCCTTGGAACTATCTCTAATGGCCAGGCAATAAGTGGAATTGCATATTACCTTACACCACCAGCAAGTCTGAGCATAATTCTCACAGATCCATTGAAGGTATTGATTTATGGTATCGTATTCATATTATCATGTGTACTCTTCGCATGGCTCTGGGTAGAGTTAAGTGGAATAGGCCCTAAAAAAGTTGCTGGAGATCTTCACCGGATGGGAATGCAGATTCCAGGATTTAGAAGCAGTAAAGCTCAATTTGAGAAGATACTTAAGAGGTACATTCCAATTATAACTATTCTTGGAGGGGCGTTTGTAGGTCTTCTGGCCTTTGGTGCAGATCTTACAGGTGCATTAGGAGGAGGAACAGGTGTCCTTTTAACAGTAGGTATAGTATACAGACTTTACGAAGAAATAGCTCAGGAACAATTAATGGACATGCATCCAATGCTCAGAAAGTTTTTAGGTGATTAAATAGAGGTTTAGAGGGATAATATGAAAGTGGTTGTAATTGCAGGAATTCCAGGATCAGGTAGTACAACAGTATTGAATAAGGCACTTGAAAGTCTTGATTATGTGAACGTGAATTATGGAGATGCAATGATTAAAATTGCCCAGGAAGAGGGCATTGTAGAAGATAGAGATTCTTTGAGAAAACTTTCTCCAGATGTTCAAAAAGAAATTCAAAAAAATGCTGCAAAAAGTATAAGAGAGATGTCACAAGTAAATAATATAATTGTAGATACTCATTGTACAATTAAAACACCTGCTGGTTTTTTACCTGGACTTCCAAAATGGGTATTAGATGAACTCGAGCCAGATATGTTCATATTAATTGAAGCAGACGGCGAAGAAATCTTGATGAGAAGATTGAGTGATGAAACAAGGACAAGAGACATGGAAAAGCTGAGTGATATAGAACTTCATCAAGAAATGAATCGCGCTGTATCTATGGCTTACGCCGCACTTACAGGTGCCACAGTAAAAATCATTAAAAATCATGACAACCGACTTGAAGAGCCAGTAGAGGAAATGATTAATACTTTAAAATAAAATTCTAAAAGTTAAATTTCAAGATAAAGAGGAAAAAAATGGTATTCGAATCAATATTGGGTGGAATATTTGGGGCGTTGGATGGCCTATTTAATCCATTTATTCAATCAATAGGTCCAATGCTTTCTATAACAATAATAGCAATCATAATAGCCTTTGCAATCACTGTTGCAAATAAATATCTTATTGATCAGGATAGGCTCCAATATCTCCAGAAAGAAATGAAGGATTATCAGCAGGAGATGATGCAGGCTAGAAAATCAAATGATCCAAAAGCACTGGCCAAAATACAGGAAAAACAGGCAGAATTCATGGAAATTCAAAAGGAAATGATGACCAATTCATTCAAGCCAATGATAGTGACATTCATTCCTATACTTCTTGTATTCTGGTGGATATCAGCTAATTCATTTTTAAGCCAGTTAGTAGTAAAATTACCAGCATTAGCTTACTATCTGCTTTTAGTTCCTCTGTTCCATCTGATTTATGCTCCAGCACCAGGAGCTCCTGAAATGTCCATCACATGGTTAGGATGGTACATATTATGTTCATTCGCATTTTCATTAATATTCCGGAAGTTACTGGGAGTTAAAACCGGAGGAGCGTAGATTCGTAAATATTCAATTTCATGGACTCAATAAGCGTTAAAAACTATATTAAAACGCTCATCATCATGGACATTGATTTGTGATGATTATAATAATGATTTATTGGTATAGATAAAATCATTTAAAATGAGCGTAAAAAATTAGGAGAGATTAATATGCCTCAATTAAGATACAGATCTAGATCATACAGAAGAATATTCAAAAAAACCCCTGGAGGAAAAACAGTATTACGCTACAAGAAGAAAAAGCCAAGCAAGCATGTTTGCGCTGAATGCGGCAAACTCCTTCATGGAGTTCCAAGGGGAAGACCATATCAGATAAGAAAACTTTCAAAGTCTAAAAAAAGACCAAACAGGCCTTATGGTGGATATCTTTGCCACGAATGCGCTCGAAAAATGTTTAAGATCGAGGCAAGGGAAGGA of Methanobacterium sp. contains these proteins:
- the rplV gene encoding 50S ribosomal protein L22, encoding MAKIKYAFTDGDKTKTAKALGRSLKISPKHAIEICNKIRGMKVENAKNYLEDVIEMKKAVPFKKHNKKVGHRRGLEGWPTGRYPVKAAAQILNVLNNAEANAEYKGLDSENLRIMHISSHKGYVIRGWTPRAFGRASPFNTPTTHIQIVLGEA
- a CDS encoding 50S ribosomal protein L6, giving the protein MAQAVVLREEIEIPEGINVNLDDGVTVKGSKGQLNRKFNYPNVIIKKEDDKLVLESNFPKKRDKAMLGTIKSHINNMIIGLTDGFTYNMKIVYAHFPMTVKAAGNKVTIENFLGERYPRTAKIVGDAKVQVKGDEVIVTGINKEDVGQTMANLEQATKIKGRDPRVFQDGIYFVSRE
- a CDS encoding 50S ribosomal protein L32e, with protein sequence MKKPNFKRQEWFRYKKLGEKWRKPKGKTSKTRRYEKGKPAMPSIGYGSPRATRGLHPSGYKDVLVSNIAELENLDPATQAGRISATVGKRKKEVMLEKAKELGIKILNKGI
- the yciH gene encoding stress response translation initiation inhibitor YciH, coding for MKVCEICGLPEELCVCEEIAREIQKVKVYTVRRRFGKLMTIVEGIDEHDIDIRELTKELKAKCACGGTAKKGQIELQGDHKRKVKQVLANMGFSSDTIEIR
- a CDS encoding 30S ribosomal protein S8 encodes the protein MDPLANALTNMRNNEMQGNKRCKIVPASKMIGRVLRTMQKEGYIGEFEFVDDNKAGQFIVELEGNINKCGVIKPRHAVKRDEFEKFEKRYLPSKAFGIMILTTPEGIMTHKEAKDKGIGGRLLAYIY
- a CDS encoding 30S ribosomal protein S4e — translated: MAIMGSRKHLKRYKAPKHWPIHPKENKWTVKPNAGPHAIEESLPLMLIVRDILGVADNSREAKRIINNGDILVDGRIRKDYKYPVGFMDVIEIPKTESVYRVLPDEKGRLILHPITAENKEFKLCKITDKTTVKGGKTQLNLHDGRNCLVEKDEYKVGDVVILKVPEQKINEVIKFENGTIGLITGGKHIGEIGRIKEINITKSSMPNTVEMETEDKKIFLTLKDYVFVIGKEKPAITLPGGK
- a CDS encoding ribonuclease P protein component 1 codes for the protein MITPNNIFRHELVGLHVKVADSTHEGLIGIEGKVVDETKNTILIEQKDKTEKMIPKRVATFHFNLPDGRIVEIEGKIIIARPEDRIKKKFRKFW
- a CDS encoding 50S ribosomal protein L5, encoding MNPMEEVKIAKATINIGVGEAGERLARAEKLIESITGQQPVRTYSKVTNPEFGIRKGQPIACKVTLRGEKADKAIKMILDGIENRLKEKQFDAQGNVSFGIEEHIDIPGMRYDPDIGIFGMNISITFEKPGYRIKRRKIQRKKIHNKHKITPEETMEFMKNNFQVKIRGLKETDDSEY
- a CDS encoding 30S ribosomal protein S17, which gives rise to MIGIDVQEPKEKCNDPNCPFHGTLPVRGQILEGIVTSNKADRTITVERSFYKFIRKYERYEKRKSKINVHKPDCIDVNLGDAVKIAECRPLSKTKHFVLVEVKGDK
- a CDS encoding 50S ribosomal protein L2, with protein sequence MGKRLKSQRRGRGTPTYKSASHRFKGKIEYRSYDNIEKEGSLKGKVADIIHDPGRTAPVALIKFENGEDLLVLAPESIQINDEIEFGASAPIKAGNALPLAQIPEGTPLYNLEKNPGDGGKFVKSSGTYASLITHDVGKAIVELPSGELKAFNPACRATIGVVAGGGRKEKPFLKAGNRFYALNAKGKKNVSVRGVAMNAVDHPHGGGNRQHPGRPTTVSRHAPPGRKVGSIAAKRTGKRR
- a CDS encoding 30S ribosomal protein S14, with translation MIYLPRKYGKASRKCRRCGDHSALVRRYGLMLCRQCFRELAHKIGFRKYN
- the rpsS gene encoding 30S ribosomal protein S19; this encodes MARKVFKYRGYTLEELQQMPLDNVIQLFPSRQRRSLKKGFLPRQKKVLEKIRKLKKEGKKGGRPQIIKTHCRDMIVLPEMIGLTFGIYNGKEFTEVTMQPEMIGCYFGEFAPTRKRVEHGDPGMGATRSSMFVPLK
- the rpmC gene encoding 50S ribosomal protein L29, which codes for MVILRSKEIREMEIEDIQKKLDELKAEYAKNISKSSASGINENPGKIKELKRTIARVLTIMNEKKQEK
- the rplX gene encoding 50S ribosomal protein L24, with the protein product MSKQPRKQRKFLHNAPLHVRRKFMSVMLSKELREQYGKRSIPVRKGDTVQVMRGDFKDHEGKVEKVDLKNYKVMVEGASVQKPDGNPVYHSIHPSKLMIVELDLDDDERNEIMERKG
- a CDS encoding 50S ribosomal protein L14 gives rise to the protein MKAISSNVTRVLPIGARLQCIDNTGAREVEIVSVKGYKGVRRRLATAGVGDMIIITVKKGTVDMRKEVMTAVVVRQKKEFKRADGLRVKFEDNAAVIVSPEGTLKGSEIRGPVAKEAAERWPSIGSAASVIV